In the genome of Candoia aspera isolate rCanAsp1 chromosome 1, rCanAsp1.hap2, whole genome shotgun sequence, one region contains:
- the NXPH2 gene encoding neurexophilin-2: MAERNAKNTRFLFLILFSLSLLKQIFCDAKQIIQATDLLDWEDKDATDTLIANVVHSRIINPLRLFVKPSPTMKHGQMSYVNTDNFWDWLSNITEVQESLARTKRRPIVKTGKFKKMFGWGDFHSNIKTVKLNLLITGKIVDHGNGTFSVYFRHNSTGLGNVSVSLVPPSKVVEFESSPQSTLETKESKSFNCRIEYEKTDRAKKTALCNFDPSKICYQEQTQSHVSWLCSKPFKVICIYIAFYSVDYKLVQKVCPDYNYHSETPYLSSG; encoded by the exons ATGGCAG aaaGGAATGCTAAAAATACCAGATTTCTGTTTcttatattattttctctttctcttttgaaaCAGATATTCTGTGATGCTAAGCAAATCATCCAGGCCACAGACTTACTGGACTGGGAGGATAAAGATGCTACAGACACATTGATTGCTAATGTAGTCCATTCACGAATCATCAATCCTTTACGCCTTTTTGTGAAGCCCTCTCCAACAATGAAACATGGGCAAATGTCATATGTCAACACAGACAACTTTTGGGATTGGCTATCCAATATCACTGAAGTTCAGGAATCTCTTGCACGAACTAAACGCAGACCAATTGTAAAAACTGGAAAATTCAAAAAAATGTTTGGATGGGGCGATTTCCATTCTAACATCAAAACTGTGAAGTTGAATCTTCTGATAACAGGGAAGATTGTTGATCATGGCAATGGAACCTTTAGTGTTTATTTCCGGCACAATTCAACAGGCCTGGGAAATGTTTCTGTGAGCCTAGTGCCACCTTCCAAGGTGGTGGAGTTTGAATCTTCCCCTCAATCAACTCTAGAGACTAAGGAATCAAAGTCTTTCAACTGTCGAATTGAGTATGAGAAAACGGATAgggctaagaaaactgcattgtGTAACTTTGACCCTTCAAAAATCTGCTACCAGGAGCAGACCCAAAGCCATGTGTCCTGGTTATGTTCTAAACCATTTAAGGTCATCTGTATTTACATTGCTTTCTACAGTGTTGATTACAAACTAGTGCAGAAAGTCTGCCCTGATTACAACTACCACAGTGAGACACCATATTTATCCTCTGGATGA